The following proteins are encoded in a genomic region of Triticum dicoccoides isolate Atlit2015 ecotype Zavitan chromosome 1B, WEW_v2.0, whole genome shotgun sequence:
- the LOC119302263 gene encoding 30S ribosomal protein S7, chloroplastic-like, with protein sequence MSRRGTAEKRTAKSDPIFRNRLVNMVVNRILKDGKKSLAYQILYRAVKKIQQKTETNPLLLLRQAIRRVTPNIGVKTRRNKKGSTRKVSIEIGSKQGRALAIRWLLEASQKRPGRNMAFKLSSESVDAAKGSGGAICKKEVTHRMAEANRALAHFR encoded by the coding sequence ATGTCACGTCGAGGTACTGCAGAAAAAAGAACTGCAAAATCTGATCCAATTTTTCGTAATCGATTAGTTAACATGGTGGTTAACCGTATTCTGAAAGACGGAAAAAAATCATTGGCTTATCAAATTCTCTATCGAGCCGTGAAAAAGATTCAACAAAAGACAGAAACAAATCCACTATTGCTTTTACGTCAAGCaatacgtagagtaactcccaatatAGGAGTAAAAACAAGACGTAATAAAAAAGGATCGACGCGGAAAGTTTCGATTGAAATAGGATCtaaacaaggaagagcacttgcCATTCGTTGGTTATTAGAAGCATCCCAAAAGCGTCCGGGTCGAAATATGGCTTTCAAATTAAGTTCCGAATCAGTAGATGCTGCCAAAGGGAGTGGGGGTGCCATATGCAAAAAGGAAGTGACTCATAGAATGGCAGAGGCAAATAGAGCTCTTGCACATTTTCGTTAA